In the genome of Spirochaetia bacterium, one region contains:
- a CDS encoding DUF4981 domain-containing protein: protein MATYLLDLIEGEDNMFDASWFSSLEHFNEGTEKICADPYDRRKVTILADGWQVAIYRNPSEVPEAVFAGQIPAKLRPVQVPGELQLQDFDMPQYVNTQYPWDGKEALVPPDIPKHDNLIAVYCKSFIAKQIQATHITFDGVESCIALFLNGTFIGYKEDGFTPSVFNLTPLLRKGKNIISCIVAHYTTGSWLGDQDFWRFSGIFRPVYLSFPNQDRINDIFVRPLLSKNLTDGTLDIETEILGNQAKTIEIRLSEVADLSSCISETQLAHTEKTYPTRLGRYTVSEGTNTFPTFHLSNLLAWSSESPMLYGIKLLLIDAQGMTLDTKEEEFGFRRIEIDDGIMKFNGTRLVFHGINRHEFAPDKGRAIGTSDIIRDLLLLKEHNIDAIRTSHYPNQSLFYRLCDRMGFYVIDEVNMETHGTGIDTYGHLTQDRLPGNHMEWEPLVLDRARNMAMRDKNHTSILLWSCGNESFDGPILMEESKCLRNLHDGRLIHYENVRFDSPYREISDIESQMYTKPQDVATFLNIHGDRPFILCEFCHAMGNSCGGLKAYTDLEDRYPAYQGGFIWDFRDQGLALIPKSRKVYSGTHGLYPTDEDFCCNGLFFADSDKSAKAEEVKKLYSPIRIIIEKDKVLIENRRSFTDTSDLRFIFSYRLDGKEIQSTCINRIILPRQETVVRLDKIPQVQEKGELVLCVKAQQARRRGWLSAGHIIVSSSLSLSDKAGNPCFVAIKDNEALPLIIGKDNVGAQANDIQFLVNKLHYGSLTAILTAQENILKLPISLEIWRAPTSNELANGSTIRWEKYKCASLYRKVIDFKIWKNHCMSIVDMASMKCSLDFSFASNGRAMIEIKILDRGEGFGSDMPCFGISFAMDKQYDHLCYYGNKTCEAYADRKESCELGYGEEIVEDQALPYMYPQETGNKTDIRYIEIVNKKGKGLRITCNSIFETSVLPWSCHEIEESRHLEDLPNHSYNVVRIMHGSCGIGGDDTWGAPVHPQYLYHGPKEPWKVCFQIIREK from the coding sequence ATGGCAACCTATCTGCTTGATTTGATAGAGGGAGAAGACAACATGTTCGATGCAAGCTGGTTTTCATCGTTGGAACATTTCAATGAAGGCACGGAAAAAATATGTGCAGATCCCTATGACAGGCGAAAAGTCACCATCCTGGCAGACGGATGGCAAGTAGCAATATACAGGAACCCGTCAGAAGTTCCAGAAGCTGTATTCGCAGGACAGATTCCTGCAAAACTGAGACCAGTCCAAGTCCCTGGAGAACTTCAGTTGCAAGATTTTGACATGCCTCAGTATGTCAATACCCAATATCCATGGGATGGAAAAGAAGCATTGGTCCCTCCAGACATACCGAAGCATGACAATCTGATTGCAGTCTATTGCAAGAGTTTCATAGCAAAACAAATACAAGCCACCCATATCACTTTCGATGGAGTCGAAAGCTGCATTGCACTTTTTCTCAACGGTACGTTCATCGGCTACAAGGAAGATGGATTTACACCTTCAGTCTTCAACCTCACCCCACTTCTTAGAAAAGGGAAAAACATCATCAGCTGCATTGTTGCCCATTACACCACAGGAAGTTGGTTAGGTGATCAGGATTTCTGGCGTTTTTCCGGTATCTTCAGACCGGTGTATCTTTCCTTTCCGAACCAAGACAGGATCAACGACATCTTCGTACGTCCGTTGTTGTCAAAGAACCTGACGGACGGAACATTGGATATTGAAACTGAAATTCTTGGCAACCAGGCCAAAACCATAGAAATCCGGCTCAGTGAGGTTGCCGACCTTTCCAGCTGCATCAGTGAAACACAATTGGCTCATACGGAAAAGACTTATCCTACCCGCCTTGGTCGATACACTGTCTCGGAAGGAACCAATACATTTCCAACCTTCCATCTGTCCAACTTGCTTGCGTGGAGCAGCGAATCACCTATGCTCTATGGCATCAAGCTGCTGCTTATCGATGCCCAAGGAATGACATTGGACACAAAAGAAGAAGAGTTTGGATTCAGACGTATCGAGATTGACGACGGCATTATGAAATTCAACGGCACACGATTGGTTTTCCATGGTATCAACAGGCATGAATTTGCACCGGACAAAGGGCGTGCAATCGGGACATCAGACATTATCCGGGACCTCCTGCTGCTGAAGGAACACAATATCGATGCCATTCGCACTTCACATTATCCCAACCAAAGCCTGTTTTATCGGCTGTGTGACCGCATGGGTTTCTACGTCATCGATGAAGTAAACATGGAAACGCATGGAACAGGCATCGATACTTATGGGCACTTGACTCAGGACCGTCTTCCGGGAAATCACATGGAATGGGAACCATTGGTCTTGGACAGAGCAAGAAATATGGCTATGCGAGACAAAAACCATACCTCTATCTTACTTTGGTCATGCGGAAATGAAAGCTTTGATGGACCGATACTCATGGAAGAAAGCAAGTGCCTGAGGAATCTTCATGACGGACGGCTCATCCATTACGAAAATGTACGTTTTGATTCTCCATACAGGGAAATCAGTGACATAGAAAGCCAAATGTACACAAAACCACAGGATGTCGCAACTTTTCTTAACATACATGGTGACAGGCCTTTTATCCTCTGCGAATTCTGCCACGCAATGGGAAATTCTTGCGGTGGGCTGAAAGCATATACGGACCTTGAAGACAGATATCCGGCTTATCAAGGAGGATTCATCTGGGATTTCCGTGACCAGGGACTTGCTCTGATTCCAAAGAGCAGGAAAGTTTACAGCGGAACCCATGGGTTATACCCTACCGATGAAGATTTCTGCTGCAATGGCCTTTTCTTTGCCGACAGTGATAAAAGTGCCAAGGCCGAAGAGGTAAAGAAACTCTATAGCCCGATCAGGATTATCATCGAAAAAGACAAGGTGCTGATCGAAAACCGCAGGTCTTTTACCGATACCTCCGATCTCCGCTTCATCTTTTCCTATCGGCTTGACGGGAAAGAAATCCAGAGCACCTGCATCAACAGGATAATATTACCCCGCCAGGAAACTGTCGTCAGGCTTGATAAGATCCCCCAAGTACAGGAGAAAGGGGAACTTGTGCTCTGTGTAAAGGCACAGCAGGCAAGAAGACGGGGTTGGCTGTCTGCAGGGCATATCATCGTCTCATCATCCCTTTCGCTGTCAGACAAAGCAGGAAACCCTTGCTTTGTTGCAATCAAAGACAATGAAGCATTGCCTTTGATCATCGGCAAAGATAATGTCGGTGCACAGGCAAACGATATACAGTTTCTTGTAAACAAACTGCACTATGGCAGTCTTACTGCCATTCTGACAGCACAGGAAAACATTCTGAAGCTTCCGATTTCACTTGAGATATGGAGAGCCCCGACATCAAATGAATTGGCAAACGGCAGTACGATACGCTGGGAAAAATACAAATGCGCTTCCCTCTATCGGAAGGTCATTGATTTCAAAATCTGGAAAAATCACTGTATGTCAATCGTAGATATGGCAAGTATGAAATGCAGCTTGGATTTCTCATTTGCAAGCAACGGCAGAGCAATGATAGAAATCAAGATACTTGACCGTGGAGAAGGCTTTGGCTCCGACATGCCATGCTTTGGAATCAGCTTTGCGATGGACAAACAATATGACCATCTATGCTACTATGGCAACAAGACCTGCGAGGCCTATGCAGACAGAAAGGAATCGTGTGAACTCGGTTACGGTGAAGAAATCGTAGAAGACCAGGCATTGCCCTATATGTATCCACAGGAAACAGGGAACAAGACTGACATCAGATACATCGAAATTGTAAACAAAAAGGGAAAAGGTCTCAGGATTACCTGCAACAGCATCTTTGAGACTTCCGTCTTGCCATGGTCATGTCACGAAATCGAGGAGTCCAGACATCTGGAAGACCTACCAAACCACAGTTACAATGTCGTACGGATCATGCATGGCAGCTGCGGCATCGGAGGCGATGATACCTGGGGAGCCCCCGTACATCCCCAATATCTCTATCATGGGCCTAAGGAACCTTGGAAAGTCTGCTTTCAGATAATCAGGGAAAAATAA
- a CDS encoding ATG16 family protein, whose translation MASLTDQIEQLALRTKKAATLITMLRKENADLQEEKDALQAEYNRLQADYNFVKTHNAELEESILKYQEQEELITQSIASSLETLDSIDGLDDIDFLENQNAELDAADNYTAGDALNSDTVELNDAMLDGEIKDADDDSKGKVPAGDIPVEEDKTV comes from the coding sequence ATGGCATCATTGACTGATCAGATAGAGCAACTGGCTCTTAGAACAAAAAAAGCAGCAACACTGATTACAATGCTCAGAAAAGAAAATGCAGACCTCCAGGAAGAGAAGGATGCACTTCAGGCTGAGTACAACAGGTTGCAGGCTGATTATAATTTCGTCAAGACGCACAATGCAGAACTTGAGGAATCTATTCTCAAATATCAGGAGCAGGAAGAACTCATTACTCAGAGTATTGCAAGTTCTTTGGAGACTCTCGATTCCATTGATGGGTTGGATGACATTGATTTCTTGGAAAATCAGAATGCAGAACTTGATGCTGCTGATAATTATACAGCAGGAGACGCACTTAACAGTGACACCGTTGAACTCAATGATGCCATGCTTGATGGTGAAATCAAGGATGCTGACGATGACTCCAAGGGAAAAGTACCCGCTGGAGACATTCCTGTAGAAGAAGACAAAACTGTCTGA
- the rplT gene encoding 50S ribosomal protein L20, translated as MPRAVDGTKRKDRRKKILKQAKGYYGRRSTNNRVAKDAVAKAGQYAYRGRKERKRDFRKLWIARINAAVRAEGLNYSQFMHGLNKAGIQINRKALSNMAIEDKTSFSALVNQVKVGLSK; from the coding sequence ATGCCGAGAGCAGTAGACGGAACAAAAAGAAAAGACCGAAGGAAGAAAATCCTTAAGCAGGCAAAAGGCTACTATGGACGTCGTAGCACGAACAACCGTGTAGCAAAGGATGCTGTTGCAAAAGCCGGACAATATGCATACCGGGGTCGTAAGGAAAGAAAGAGAGATTTCCGCAAACTGTGGATTGCAAGAATCAATGCTGCAGTTCGTGCTGAGGGTCTCAATTATTCCCAGTTCATGCACGGCTTGAACAAGGCTGGTATTCAGATCAACAGAAAAGCTTTGTCCAATATGGCTATTGAGGACAAGACTTCTTTTTCAGCCTTGGTCAATCAGGTAAAAGTTGGGTTGTCAAAGTAA
- the rpmI gene encoding 50S ribosomal protein L35: protein MPKMKTRKAVAKRYRVTGTGKVRYKKQGLRHILTKKSTKRKRNLRHSGILDPKAAKTAKVMLPYS from the coding sequence ATGCCAAAGATGAAAACAAGAAAGGCCGTTGCAAAACGGTACCGTGTAACTGGTACTGGCAAAGTCCGCTACAAAAAGCAAGGACTTCGTCATATTCTTACTAAGAAGTCTACCAAGCGAAAGAGAAATCTTCGTCATTCCGGTATTCTTGATCCGAAAGCAGCAAAGACCGCCAAGGTTATGCTGCCATACAGTTAA
- the infC gene encoding translation initiation factor IF-3, with amino-acid sequence MATKDLRINRQIRARDIFVIDAEGVQRGVMSTFDAIKLAEEEGLDLVEVSPNAKPPVCKILDFGKYRYEQEKRIREAKKNQTVVKIKEVRMQPKIEKHDMETKSKAIGAFLAEGNKVKVSIRFRGRELAHTELGRVVLEKILDTLTGYGVSYNIDRRPVMEGKMMSMTISPIKGPSVKKPVENG; translated from the coding sequence ATGGCAACAAAGGATTTAAGAATCAACAGACAGATTCGTGCAAGAGATATTTTCGTCATTGATGCTGAAGGAGTTCAGCGCGGTGTAATGAGTACTTTCGACGCAATCAAACTGGCAGAAGAAGAAGGGTTGGACTTGGTGGAAGTATCGCCGAATGCAAAACCACCCGTATGCAAGATACTTGATTTCGGCAAATATAGATACGAACAAGAAAAGCGAATAAGAGAAGCCAAGAAAAACCAAACTGTCGTGAAGATCAAAGAAGTAAGGATGCAACCTAAGATTGAAAAGCACGACATGGAAACAAAGAGCAAAGCCATCGGGGCTTTTCTTGCAGAAGGCAACAAGGTAAAGGTAAGCATCAGGTTCAGAGGAAGAGAGCTTGCACATACGGAGCTGGGCCGAGTAGTGTTAGAAAAGATACTTGATACACTGACTGGATATGGTGTATCCTATAATATAGACAGGCGTCCCGTAATGGAAGGCAAGATGATGAGTATGACAATCTCTCCTATCAAGGGCCCTTCGGTAAAGAAACCTGTTGAAAATGGATAA
- a CDS encoding class II fructose-1,6-bisphosphate aldolase translates to MTSYKELGLVNTRDMFAKAVKGGYAIPAYNFNNMEQLQAIIMACVETKSPVILQVSKGARDYANINLLRNMARGATEYAKELGCAIPIVLHLDHGDSFETAKECIDNGFSSVMIDGSHFPYEENIALTKKVVEYAHKFDVTVEGELGVLAGIEDEVSAEHSSYTQPAEVIDFVSKTGVDSLAISIGTSHGANKFKPEQCTRNADGILIPPPLRFDILAEIEKKLPGFPIVLHGSSSVPQEFVKMINDHGGKLKDNVGIPEEQLRKASKSAVCKINIDSDGRLAMTGTIRRILDEQPSVFDPRKYLGPAREALKLMYEHKNKDVLGSAGHALD, encoded by the coding sequence ATGACATCATACAAAGAACTTGGTCTTGTCAACACAAGGGACATGTTCGCAAAAGCTGTCAAAGGTGGCTATGCCATCCCGGCCTACAACTTCAACAACATGGAACAGCTGCAGGCTATCATCATGGCCTGTGTCGAAACGAAGTCACCTGTAATTCTTCAAGTCTCAAAAGGCGCCAGGGATTATGCCAACATCAACCTGTTGAGGAACATGGCTAGAGGTGCAACAGAATATGCCAAGGAATTGGGCTGTGCAATTCCAATCGTGCTTCATCTTGACCATGGTGACAGCTTCGAAACTGCAAAGGAATGTATTGACAATGGATTCTCTTCCGTCATGATTGACGGTTCCCATTTCCCTTATGAAGAAAACATCGCACTTACCAAGAAAGTCGTTGAATATGCACACAAATTCGACGTAACCGTGGAAGGTGAACTGGGTGTATTGGCTGGCATCGAGGATGAAGTATCTGCAGAACATTCAAGCTATACCCAGCCTGCCGAAGTCATAGATTTCGTCAGCAAGACCGGTGTTGATTCCCTTGCAATCTCAATCGGTACAAGCCACGGAGCCAACAAATTCAAGCCGGAACAGTGCACACGCAACGCTGACGGCATCCTGATTCCGCCACCGCTGCGCTTTGACATCCTTGCAGAAATTGAAAAGAAACTGCCAGGATTCCCGATTGTCCTGCATGGGTCTTCTTCCGTCCCACAGGAATTCGTCAAGATGATCAATGATCATGGCGGGAAACTGAAGGACAATGTCGGAATTCCAGAAGAACAGCTGAGGAAAGCTTCAAAGAGCGCAGTCTGCAAGATCAACATCGACAGCGACGGACGCCTTGCCATGACAGGGACCATTCGTCGTATCCTTGATGAACAGCCAAGTGTATTTGATCCACGCAAATATCTCGGACCAGCCCGTGAAGCCCTTAAGCTTATGTACGAACATAAGAACAAAGACGTTCTTGGCAGTGCAGGACATGCTCTTGACTAA
- a CDS encoding TatD family hydrolase gives MNCPFIDSHFHCNSIAKHKDIEEILTKMEHSGFAGGIDVGTDCDDLPEREKLLKKHPSIRLSAGIGPWGLLDQRSTNAQLTVLKNNITTEKIVAIGEIGLDNHWDYGSRELQEELFINQLELAESLKLPIIIHTRDADEQMIAILKERTFSFSGIVHCFSSSQELAKTALDKDLYISFAGPITYAKNTALREILGQIPHDRLLLETDAPYLSPEPLRGSYNTPLNIPLTYRTAAQIRKVSLEQLAETVVTNFGTLLAGR, from the coding sequence ATGAATTGCCCTTTCATAGACAGCCATTTCCATTGCAACAGCATTGCAAAACATAAAGATATTGAAGAAATCCTCACAAAGATGGAACACTCAGGATTTGCCGGCGGCATTGACGTAGGTACTGACTGCGATGATTTGCCTGAACGGGAAAAGCTCCTGAAAAAGCATCCGTCTATCCGTCTTAGTGCCGGTATCGGCCCATGGGGTCTGCTTGACCAGCGCTCCACCAATGCACAGCTTACAGTACTCAAAAATAACATTACTACAGAGAAAATTGTTGCAATAGGAGAAATCGGCCTGGACAATCACTGGGATTATGGCAGCAGGGAACTGCAGGAAGAACTCTTCATCAACCAGCTGGAACTTGCAGAGAGCCTGAAACTTCCAATTATCATTCATACCAGGGATGCTGATGAACAGATGATTGCAATACTGAAGGAAAGGACCTTTTCTTTCTCCGGAATCGTCCACTGCTTTTCCAGCAGCCAAGAACTTGCAAAGACCGCATTGGACAAAGACCTTTACATATCCTTTGCAGGTCCCATTACCTATGCAAAAAACACAGCACTGAGAGAAATCCTAGGGCAAATCCCTCATGATAGGCTATTATTGGAAACAGACGCCCCTTACCTTTCTCCCGAACCATTGCGCGGAAGTTACAATACACCACTTAACATCCCATTGACCTACAGGACTGCTGCACAAATCAGAAAAGTTTCTCTTGAACAGCTTGCAGAGACAGTTGTAACCAATTTCGGAACCCTCCTTGCAGGTCGATGA
- a CDS encoding phage integrase SAM-like domain-containing protein: protein MRSLYTLFKRKNVYYGIFTVVSDGKEKRRWVSTGCTSKAKASRYLDQLIASGRMAPESSDTFAFYAKDWWLPGKCPYIKEHERNGRILSNNFIRSSRSALLRYILPAFKAKHLCDITTHDIDEWKYALVEKKGLSNKSANCYLSIVKTMFDYWWRHGFIKEDPAKKVKQMYARCRERGEVYYDFDYTKTKKEIPQNLSVSTNQVRPPSS, encoded by the coding sequence ATGAGAAGTCTGTACACGTTATTCAAACGAAAGAACGTTTACTATGGTATTTTCACTGTTGTATCCGACGGTAAGGAAAAACGTCGGTGGGTATCCACTGGATGTACCTCAAAAGCAAAAGCATCCAGATATCTCGATCAGCTTATAGCATCAGGGCGCATGGCTCCGGAAAGTTCCGATACGTTCGCCTTCTATGCAAAGGACTGGTGGCTTCCTGGCAAGTGCCCCTATATAAAGGAACATGAGCGTAACGGCCGTATCCTCTCAAACAACTTCATCAGGTCTTCCCGCAGTGCATTGTTGCGGTACATCCTTCCTGCATTCAAAGCAAAACACTTATGTGACATCACGACCCACGACATTGACGAGTGGAAGTATGCCCTTGTAGAGAAAAAGGGACTTTCAAACAAGTCTGCCAATTGCTACCTGTCCATAGTGAAGACGATGTTCGACTACTGGTGGCGTCATGGCTTCATCAAGGAGGACCCTGCGAAGAAGGTCAAGCAGATGTATGCCAGATGCAGGGAGCGAGGTGAGGTGTACTACGACTTTGACTATACGAAGACAAAGAAAGAGATCCCTCAAAACCTGTCGGTCTCGACTAACCAGGTCCGGCCGCCCTCAAGCTGA
- a CDS encoding JAB domain-containing protein has product MNKNKASRSESMQVQFLGERQSLVSDSNIITRDDIVNKYGLTQQKNDLLFQKVQENASQLSEELRSTEALKGKDVAVDKLVKHLGDEGMSLSKDDVDIVDGMPIIKDDPGNAYGPDDVRDLKAEVSDSMDAYPQPQVRQYYTEEKGWSGEEPAPMAVKDQWDKFGYVSFFGTRIDSPDELAMMYSIYRNPKLEYFHVIMVKGDRVVRQVAMSSGLSASSIAVPIGEGFGPVRVAMIASNADGYYLLHNHPGGDITPSRADINVTGRYIRELEGYKAYELKADHANVWFFIVLILGLLTEAELASTMQSRL; this is encoded by the coding sequence GTGAATAAAAACAAAGCCAGCAGATCCGAATCCATGCAGGTCCAATTCCTGGGGGAGCGACAATCTCTGGTCTCTGATTCCAATATTATCACACGTGACGATATTGTCAACAAGTATGGGCTGACACAACAGAAAAATGACCTTCTTTTCCAAAAAGTACAGGAAAACGCTTCTCAGCTGTCGGAGGAACTGCGGAGTACCGAAGCATTGAAGGGCAAGGATGTGGCCGTAGACAAGTTGGTCAAGCATCTTGGCGATGAGGGCATGTCGCTTTCCAAGGACGATGTCGACATAGTGGACGGGATGCCGATCATCAAGGATGATCCGGGCAATGCCTATGGTCCTGATGACGTGAGAGACCTGAAGGCCGAAGTCTCCGATTCCATGGATGCCTATCCCCAACCACAGGTCCGGCAGTACTATACGGAAGAAAAGGGTTGGTCAGGAGAAGAGCCGGCTCCCATGGCGGTGAAAGACCAATGGGACAAATTCGGCTATGTGAGTTTCTTCGGAACAAGGATTGACTCTCCTGATGAGCTTGCCATGATGTATTCGATCTATCGCAACCCGAAGCTGGAATACTTCCATGTCATCATGGTCAAGGGTGACAGGGTAGTCAGGCAAGTTGCGATGTCGTCAGGTCTGTCAGCATCATCGATAGCTGTGCCGATAGGTGAGGGTTTTGGACCTGTCCGTGTGGCCATGATTGCATCCAATGCCGACGGCTACTATCTGCTGCACAACCATCCGGGTGGTGACATTACCCCTTCCCGAGCTGATATCAACGTAACAGGGCGGTATATACGCGAGCTCGAAGGATACAAGGCCTATGAACTGAAAGCAGACCATGCGAACGTGTGGTTTTTTATTGTACTTATACTTGGCCTGTTGACTGAAGCTGAGTTGGCAAGTACTATGCAGAGTAGACTTTGA
- a CDS encoding MMPL family transporter, whose product MIERYFEFQERHKKIILALIILVTVFFAYHASQIKIDANYSELIDSVKGDLQYEGGTGTFDATKFSFPSKKEVDLDSIINTPIPKDFSAEAEHVYPKRIKQVGADEPVHSNLVVLVDSPNLLTPVFLTTLQIVMENMQNQTDVISISSLFSMYTVQKKGSRLVIVPLSPHKGDQPWTDAEALEFRKRLAADGIVKENLISNDLDAIMFSFKISSIGDARLQELVQQLKPLQDLGATISVTGGTPIQLAMFKYLQHDLGVLLAFCFLMILLVYYLSFKAKRSMLLPLSLSIISIIWTIGTMQLLGYSITLMNVITPCMVMTLGSSYAIHMLSEYYTEVLGGKGCVSVPCVASRISSTIVLAAVTTVMGFLALLISDTDEMKQFGIAVSLGIVYCAFLSLTYLPILLSSMRIPPQSQQESYENGFFTRIIKKLAVAVVEKWWKLCLVLVLIVVGFGLTYAKVSVNSNYMSYFPSDDPVYKSSKSLAMRIGGDTSPQIIKLTAPKGSTRFFEDAKNLKEVENFQNQIMKSPDVRQILSFPGYVSYINKVYSGHDGIPDNPAMINFILRMIELLEKQQGDTASVISSIISDDGNTTELFVRNFDSQAKDLTTIASSTRLKHVIEACLPLLPAGTSVTVSGANVSAMLFSNQLMHDQFLSSLLAYLLVFLVASLAFRSFKMGLYPLVPVGIAIMMNFIFMYILGIPFDMVTICFANVAIGAGVDDSIHFLIHYKENKHLFPSYSEKQTIRYTIETTGRPIALTTLSIVAGMLMLVFGKYVPIRYFGILMSIALFNSMLATLLILPSVLIFIDFLKKKAQRTIG is encoded by the coding sequence ATGATTGAAAGATATTTTGAATTTCAGGAACGGCATAAGAAGATTATCCTAGCTCTTATTATCTTGGTGACTGTTTTCTTTGCTTATCATGCTTCCCAGATCAAAATAGATGCCAATTACAGTGAACTCATTGATTCAGTCAAAGGTGATTTGCAATATGAGGGAGGAACAGGGACTTTCGATGCAACAAAGTTTTCTTTTCCGTCCAAAAAAGAAGTTGACCTTGATTCCATCATAAACACACCCATTCCTAAGGACTTTTCTGCAGAAGCCGAACATGTCTATCCCAAAAGGATAAAACAGGTCGGTGCTGATGAGCCGGTACATTCGAACCTTGTCGTGCTTGTTGATTCTCCGAATCTGTTGACTCCCGTATTCCTGACCACCTTGCAGATTGTCATGGAAAACATGCAGAATCAAACTGATGTCATTTCCATCAGTTCCTTGTTCTCGATGTATACGGTCCAGAAGAAGGGTAGCCGATTGGTCATTGTTCCGCTTTCTCCTCATAAAGGGGACCAACCTTGGACAGATGCAGAGGCTTTGGAATTCAGGAAACGGCTTGCTGCTGATGGAATCGTCAAGGAAAACTTGATCAGCAATGATTTGGATGCCATCATGTTCTCTTTCAAGATTTCATCAATCGGAGATGCACGGTTGCAGGAATTGGTCCAGCAGCTCAAGCCTTTGCAGGATCTTGGAGCTACTATTTCGGTTACGGGGGGAACACCTATACAATTGGCTATGTTCAAATATCTGCAGCATGATTTGGGTGTGTTGCTTGCATTCTGTTTCCTCATGATCTTACTTGTCTACTACCTGTCATTCAAGGCAAAGAGAAGTATGCTTCTTCCTCTTTCCCTGTCAATCATAAGCATTATCTGGACTATAGGTACGATGCAATTGCTTGGGTATTCGATTACCTTGATGAATGTAATTACTCCTTGCATGGTAATGACGTTAGGCAGTTCATATGCAATCCATATGCTTAGTGAATATTATACTGAGGTATTGGGAGGCAAGGGGTGTGTTTCTGTTCCTTGCGTGGCATCCCGTATTTCGTCGACGATTGTTTTGGCGGCAGTAACGACGGTAATGGGGTTCCTGGCTTTGCTTATTTCAGATACGGATGAAATGAAACAGTTTGGCATTGCAGTTTCCCTTGGCATCGTTTATTGTGCCTTCCTTTCGTTGACATATCTTCCTATTTTGCTGTCTTCGATGAGAATTCCACCGCAAAGTCAGCAGGAATCTTATGAGAATGGTTTCTTTACAAGAATCATCAAGAAACTTGCTGTAGCCGTAGTTGAGAAGTGGTGGAAGCTTTGTCTTGTGTTGGTCCTGATTGTTGTTGGTTTTGGGCTGACCTATGCCAAAGTATCGGTCAATTCGAACTATATGTCTTATTTTCCATCCGATGATCCTGTGTACAAGAGTTCAAAAAGCCTTGCAATGAGAATCGGAGGCGATACCTCTCCCCAGATAATCAAATTGACGGCACCCAAAGGCAGTACCCGTTTTTTTGAAGATGCCAAGAATCTGAAGGAAGTTGAAAATTTCCAGAACCAGATTATGAAGAGTCCAGATGTCCGGCAAATACTGTCATTTCCTGGTTACGTATCCTATATCAACAAGGTGTATTCGGGACATGACGGGATTCCTGATAATCCTGCAATGATTAACTTTATCCTTCGTATGATTGAGTTGCTGGAAAAACAGCAAGGTGATACGGCCAGTGTAATCAGCAGCATTATCAGTGATGACGGAAATACCACGGAACTTTTTGTCAGGAATTTTGATTCACAAGCAAAGGATCTGACGACGATAGCCAGCAGTACAAGGTTGAAGCATGTCATTGAAGCCTGTCTGCCTTTGTTGCCTGCAGGGACTTCAGTTACGGTCTCAGGTGCAAACGTAAGTGCTATGTTGTTCAGCAATCAACTGATGCATGACCAGTTCCTTTCTTCCCTGCTTGCTTACCTTTTGGTATTCCTTGTCGCCAGTCTGGCATTCAGGTCCTTCAAGATGGGATTGTATCCACTTGTGCCGGTCGGCATAGCCATAATGATGAATTTTATTTTTATGTATATTCTAGGCATCCCTTTTGATATGGTAACCATTTGCTTTGCGAATGTAGCCATAGGAGCCGGTGTGGATGATTCCATACATTTCTTGATTCACTATAAGGAGAACAAGCATCTGTTTCCCAGTTATTCTGAAAAGCAGACGATCAGATATACTATCGAAACCACAGGCAGGCCTATTGCACTTACGACTTTGTCCATTGTCGCCGGTATGCTGATGTTGGTCTTTGGGAAATATGTGCCGATACGTTACTTTGGGATTCTGATGAGTATTGCTTTGTTCAATTCAATGCTGGCGACGTTGTTGATTCTTCCTTCGGTCTTGATTTTCATTGATTTTTTGAAAAAAAAGGCCCAGAGGACAATTGGATGA